The nucleotide window GCGCAGCCACAGCGCGCCGTCCTGTTCGTACGTCACGCCGGCATCGATGAGCGCCTGTACCGTGCGCTCGACGCTGCCGTCGGCGTACAGCGACGACTCGAGGTAGTACTGATCGAAGATCACGCCGAACGTTTGCAGATCGATGTCCTGCTCGCGGCGCAGATACGCCACGGCAAACGCGCGGATCGAGTCGATGTCTTCCACGTTGCCGCTGCCGGTGACCGGCGCGCCGTCGGAAGCCTGCACCGTCTTGGCGGCGAGGAAATCTTGTGCGATGTCGCCAATGTAGTCGCCGTTGTAGGCCGACTCGGGCCACTCGGCGTCACCCGGCTTGAAACCGCGTGCACGGGCCTGCACCGACGTCGCCAGCGTCTGAATCTGCACGCCGGCGTCGTTGTAGTAGAACTCGCGGTGCACCGGGCGGCCTTGCGTGTCGAGCAGTGCCGAGATGGTGTCGCCCAGCGCGGCCTGACGGCCGTGACCGACGTGCAGCGGGCCGGTCGGGTTGGCCGAGACGAACTCGATGAGCACCGGCGCAGCTTCGTTGCTGGCAGCACGGCGGCCGAATGCGGCGCCTTCGGTCAGGATGGCACTGGCCACCGACTGTTTGGCGGCATTGGCCAGTCGCAAATTGATGAAGCCGGGACCGGCGATTTCAACGGCGTCGACCAGACCTTTGGCGCGTGCGTCGGCGAGAATCGCTTCGGCGATCTTCTGTGCCAGCTCGCGCGGGTTGGCGCGCAGCGGCTTGGCGAGTTGCATCGCGACGTTGCAGGCCAGATCGCCGTGAGCGGCGACCTTCGGGCGTTCCAGCAGGATCGTCGGCGCGGCCGGTGCGGTGCCGTCAGTCGGCAGCAGGCCGGTAACGACGTCGCCGATCAGCGCGACGAGAGCATTCTTTTGGGCGGGTAGCATGGCGGGTGTTTCGGGTGCGTCCGGACGGCGTCCAGACAGGCAATTGAATCGTCAGCACCGGATTTTAACAGGTGTATGATGATTCCACGGTGCCCGCGGCCCCGCGCATTACGTGACATGGGGGCGCAGCGGCAGTGGGGATAAGTCGAATAAGGAGGCAACCATGCTGGTAACGTTCAAGTCGAAAGCGTCACCGAATATCACCATGCTGGAAAATCTCGCACAGTATTTGCTCGGTCTCGTCGGCAAAAAGCTCGGCGAACGCGGGGCGATCGGGGATGACGAAACGGGCGGTGCGATCGCCAAGCTCGAAGCGGCGATTGCGGAAGACAACGAAGCGGCGAAGAAGGAAAGCGAGGGCAAGAAGTCCGACGAGCGCGACGAAGACAACCGCCTGCGGCTCGCACAACGCGCGTATCCGTTGCTCGACATGCTGCGCGAAGCCAACAAGCTCAATGTCGCCGTCATGTGGGAAACCGGCAACTGATAACCCGGCACCAACCCGGCACCGAAGTCGAAAAAAAGCAGGCCACGAATCGTGAGCCTGCTTTTTTTATGCCCGGCCGGAAGAGGTGGTCACCCCCGGGCGAGGGGCGGCAATGATGCAGTGGTGACGCTCGACCGGCTGGAAGCATTGGGGCGCTTGGATGTCCGTGCGCCCCACGCTTACTGGGCCTTGCCCGGTGCGTTATCCGGCGCGTTGGTGGCACCGTTACCGGTGTTGCCGTTGTTCGGCGTCTTCTTGGTGCTGTGACGCGGCTGTTGTGCGTGCGAATTCGGATGCGGGTTCGACGGCGTCATGGTCTGTGCACCCGGCGTCGGGGCCGCCGGCGAAGTCGGATCGGCCCGGCTCGGCATCGGCGTCGTCGGTGCGGTCGTGCTGCCGCCGCCCGGGCCGGCTGCGCCGCCACCGCCAGCACCTTGGGCAAAGCTCAGTGCCGAGGCACCGGCGAGGGTCAGGGCAGCAACCGAAATGATCAGCTTTTTCATCAGATGGACTCCTTTGCATTGCACTGCACATCGTAGGAATACTGGGTGCAGGCCTCACTTACGTTAGTGAGATTTCAGTCTAAGAGTCCGCAAACCACGGTGCTGTAAGGCTTTGTAATCGTTTGTAATTCGGCTTCTTCCCACGCGAAAGCCGCAATACGCGTGGGGGATGGCAATGCAAGGGGGCGAAATCGTCAGTCGTCCGAACGGCTTGACCAGAAGACCTGATTGACGCCTGGCAGCGTCTCGAGATGATCGGTGAGCGCATCGAGTTCGCCCGCCTTGACGGCTGTGGGCAACAGCAGCGCTTCGATTTCGACTTCGGCTTCGCCAAACGGGTGGATGTCGAGCGCGCGCACCGGGTAGTTCGACGCTTCGAGCCACGCTTCGACCTTGTCGAGCACTTCGCGCTGCGTCGTGCGGGCGCAGATGACCGACAGCGCGTAAGTGGCTTCGGCGGTGGCTTCGTTGATTGGGGCGCGGTTGATGCGGTTCACGACCGGGCGCAGCAGCGTATTGGCCGCGAGCACGAAGGCCGCGACGATGACCGCTTCGAACAGCATGCTCGCGCCGGCCGCCGCGCCGACGGCGGCTGACCCCCAGAGCGTGGCGGCCGTGTTCAGGCCACGCACCGAGGCGCCGTCCTTCATGATCGCGCCCGCGCCGAGAAAGCCGACCCCCGACACCACGTATGAGATCACCCGCGTGTCGCCCGGCATCAGCCGCATCGACAGGTCGACGAATGCCGCAGCGCCCACGGCGACAAGCACGTTGGTGCGCAGGCCCGCCGTGCGCTGGCGCACCTGCCGTTCGACGCCGATGATGCTGCCGAGCACAAACGCTACCGTGAGCGAGAGCAGGGTATTGAGCAGCGGATAGAGCTGGAAATTCTGGATGTTTTGCAGTGCGTGCATGGGACGTCTCGAAATGACGGTCACGGTGCAGGCCCTACGCGCGGGGCGAGCGGGCCGGTATGCGGCAACCTGATCGGGCGCGACACTACGCTCAAGTTGCGACAGCGGCGTGACACCCGGGTCAACGAGTCAGATCGATGAGCCGGGGCACGCCGCCGCGATTATGTCATGCAGACCATGCAGACGGGATGACGCGTTACGACAATTGCGGGGCGAGCAGGCGGCGCGCGGTGGCTTCGTCCACGCCGGTGCGTTCCATGAAGTCTTCGACCTGATCGGGGCCGATCTTGCCCACGCTGAAGTACGTGCTGTCCGGGTGCGAGAGATAGAAGCCCGACACGCTCGCCGCCGGCAACATGGCGAGCGATTCGGTCACGCTCATGTTGATCTCGTGCGCTTGCAGGTAATGGAACATCGGCCCCTTGACCGAGTGTTCCGGGCAGGCTGGGTAGCCCGGTGCCGGACGAATACCCACGTACTCTTCTTTGATCAGCGCGTCGTTGTCGAGCGTTTCGGTGCTCGCATAACCCCAGAAGTCGCGACGCACACGCGTGTGCATGCACTCCGCGAAGGCTTCGGCCAACCGGTCGGCCAGCGCCTTGAGCATGATCGCGCTGTAGTCGTCGTGATCGGCGAGGAAGGTCGCTTCCTTGGCGTCCACGCCCAGACCGGCCGTCACGGCGAACACGCCGATGTAGTCGGCCACGCCACTGTCTTTCGGTGCAATGAAGTCGGCCAGCGAACGGTTCGGGCGGCGCACGCCGTCCACGACCGGGCGCTCGCTTTGCTGGCGCAGGTTGTGCCACGTGAACGCGACTTCCTTGCGCGACTCGTCCGTGTAGATCTCGATGTCGTCGTCGTTCACCACGTTAGCGGGCAGCATCGCAATCACGCCGTTGGCGGTGATCCAGCGGCCGAGAATCAGGCGCTTGAGCATCGCCTTGCCGTCGGAGAACACACGCCGCGCCGATTCGCCGACGATCTCGTCGTTGAGAATCGCGGGGTAGGGGCCGGCGAGATCCCACGTCTGGAAGAACGGGCCCCAGTCGATGTATTGCGCCAGTTCGGCCAGATCATAGTTCTTGAACACGCGGCGGCCGATGAACTTCGGCTTGGGCGGCACGTAAGTCGACCAGTCGATCTTGAACTTGTTATCGCGCGCGGTCTGGAGCGACACCATCGGCGTGGCCTTGCGGTTCGCGTGTTGCGTGCGCACGCGCTCGTAGTCGGCCTTCACGTCGGCGAGGTATTTGGTCGCGGCGTCGTCGGACAGCAGGTTCGAGGCGACGGACACCGAGCGC belongs to Pandoraea norimbergensis and includes:
- a CDS encoding MgtC/SapB family protein encodes the protein MQNIQNFQLYPLLNTLLSLTVAFVLGSIIGVERQVRQRTAGLRTNVLVAVGAAAFVDLSMRLMPGDTRVISYVVSGVGFLGAGAIMKDGASVRGLNTAATLWGSAAVGAAAGASMLFEAVIVAAFVLAANTLLRPVVNRINRAPINEATAEATYALSVICARTTQREVLDKVEAWLEASNYPVRALDIHPFGEAEVEIEALLLPTAVKAGELDALTDHLETLPGVNQVFWSSRSDD
- a CDS encoding DUF1840 domain-containing protein — translated: MLVTFKSKASPNITMLENLAQYLLGLVGKKLGERGAIGDDETGGAIAKLEAAIAEDNEAAKKESEGKKSDERDEDNRLRLAQRAYPLLDMLREANKLNVAVMWETGN
- the argS gene encoding arginine--tRNA ligase; its protein translation is MLPAQKNALVALIGDVVTGLLPTDGTAPAAPTILLERPKVAAHGDLACNVAMQLAKPLRANPRELAQKIAEAILADARAKGLVDAVEIAGPGFINLRLANAAKQSVASAILTEGAAFGRRAASNEAAPVLIEFVSANPTGPLHVGHGRQAALGDTISALLDTQGRPVHREFYYNDAGVQIQTLATSVQARARGFKPGDAEWPESAYNGDYIGDIAQDFLAAKTVQASDGAPVTGSGNVEDIDSIRAFAVAYLRREQDIDLQTFGVIFDQYYLESSLYADGSVERTVQALIDAGVTYEQDGALWLRTTDYGDDKDRVMRKSDGTFTYFVPDVAYHTRKWDRGFHQVINVQGSDHHGTIARVRAGLQALGIGIPKGYPDYVLHKMVTVMRNGEEVKISKRAGSYVTVRDLIEWSGGITAETPVTDPAAREDALRRGRDAVRFFLISRKADTEFVFDVDLALKQNDENPVYYVQYAHARICSILTQWGGDEAQLANVDLSPLDSERALALLQLLAEYPDMLTRAAEELAPHAVAFYLRDLAGAFHSFYNSDRVLVDDETVKHARLALLAATRQVLRNGLAVLGVSAPAKM